From the Streptococcus halotolerans genome, the window CTCAAACGAAGAGTGACGAGAGTCTGCCAAGGACAGGTGAAAGAAGCAATTCATTAGCTACCATTTATGGTGGTGTGACCATTGCCTTAGCCGCCTTGTTTGCCTCTAAAAAACGTAAAAGAGATCGTGAAGAATGATGACTGACTATCCCACAAACTAAGTTTTGATGAATCGACTGAATCAAAATGAAAAATTATGGGTAGGTCCCGTCGAAGCTGAAAAAGCACCTCAAAGTTAGGTATTCCTAGCTATTGGGGTGCTTTTCATTATAGTGTTTTTGTAAGGTAAGCGGTAAGCGCTCCATACCAAGGTATCTAGTCATCCTCTTACTCCTCCAGTATACTGTTAGTAGAAAACAGAATCGGAGATTATTGTGATGACACAACCTATCGTTCCTTTGGAAACACCACAAACTCGTCGCTTTGAGAAGAAAAAGAAAAACGAGATAATGCTGAAAATGCGTATTGGAAAAGTTGAACTAAGCTTGTTCCAATCGCTTCATCAAGAAACACTGGAAACTATTTTAGATAAGGTATTGCGCTATGACAATGCATCTCGGTGATTTGGGACAAGTCTACATGGCAGATGATAACATATCATCAATAAAAACTGATAGTAGCAGTTAAGCCACTATCAGTTTTTTTAATCAATTAATGTTGCCCAGTAGCTAATGCTAGCCGTCAAAAAAGCAGCGCAGCCTTTTGTAGTGTCATCATAGTAAGTTGTAAAACGTTCATCAGCTATGTACAATTGAGCAATGCCGATATGTTTTTCTACTGAGTAATGCTTGTCTGCCATTTGTAGCCACTTTTTATGAAGTTGGGCAATTTCTTTGCTTCTTTCATCTTCCACCGTCCATCCTTCCACTATCGCGTGATGAAGTAAGCTTTTAATGTCTTGATCTAGCTTTTGCCACTCTTTATAAGTTTCTTCAGTCATCTGAGCAAAGTGTTGGTTAGATTGGCGAATGGCGTCTTCTCCGTAGGTATTCCGAAGTTCAGCTCCATATTTTGCGTCATTTTCTGCTATCTTTTTTTCTTTAAATGCTTGAAATTTTTCTTGTGTCGTCATTGTTGATTTTCCTTTCTGTGCTTGAATAGTGTGTTCGAGATTATCAATCATGGCTTCCAATCTAGCCTTTTTAGCTTTTAAATCTAGTAAGTGGTCTTCTAAACGAGTCATCATATCAAGATTTTCTTGAATGAGTAATTCCTTAATTTGCTTGAGTTCAAAACCTCGCTCCTTATAAAAAAGAATTTGTTGCAGGATGTCGACCTCCTTTTCACCATAAAAGCGGTAGCCACTGTCATTTTTACGAGAAGGCAGAAGTATCCCAATAGCTTCATAGTACCTAAGAGTACGCGTGCTAATCCCGGAGAGTTCAGCCAACTGCCCAATCGAATAAATCATGTTCGTCTCCTCCCTATGTCATTTCTTACAAAATACATGAGTGAACAAAATGTTTCCCGTTCACTACCTTAGTATACAAATTAACGTAAGGTTAATGTCAAGTGCTTTTGAGCATTTTTTTCTAGATAATACTACTAGCAGCTGTTTTGAAAAATTAAGAGAACACAACTAATGAGATGATTACGATGAAGCGGCGAAGTCTACTCGACTGATAACGCCTTAAAGAAACGAAATGAAATGGTGTGCTTGATAAGTGGTCAGAAAACTTTTGCACAAATTATACGATAATAATTGTGAGGACACTGTGGTTCAATCATGATGAAGTCGCTGTAACAAATGTGGGTTTGAATTGCTACCATTGGTTACCAAGTCTATCAAAAGAAAATCACCACTTATGCTTACAATTTTTTATGCCCCTGAGCGCAAGCGAGAAGCCTTATAATAGTTGTGTAACATCTTTATTTGTGAGGGATCATGATGAGACTGATAATGCCAGTCAATTCTTTTTAAGAGCAAGGATTCGGTGATCTAGAAATACGAGCAGGACAAAAATATTTCTAGACAAGTCTCATAATGTGACATTATTTTTGGGGTCTGTTTTACACTAATTTAGTGAGTATGTTGTATCAATACTATGTCACGATTGTACTGTTTTTGTTTCCTTTCACTATACTTGGGGATGAGGACCGTCTTGAGCTGAAACAAGTAGCCAAGGGTCTTGACTATGATTGATTGTGTTTCAAATCTTTGAATTGTGTCAAAATGAACTGTATAATGAAAGTGTGCGTAAATGATTAAAAGAATCTAACCTGTTCGAACAATCGTTAAGGGGTTAGCGAGAGCATGAGCGTTTAAAAATTAGGTTAGAGCGCTTTTTCCTCACGTATGGCATCAATCTTAATACGTTTACTGCTTGCTATACCCTAAAAGAACAAACCAATCTTGAATTGCGAGTGAGTGACTTGCGTTAAAAGAACAAGCTTTTTTAGAGAAGATTGAGCAAGACTTGCAGCCTTTTTTGGTTGAAAAAGAGGTTTGTCAATCATATTTGTAACAAGACCACTAGTCGATTTCGTCGTTCTCTATTTTATCTTTTAATGGCGTGCGCAAACAACTAGATAATAAGGAGGAAGTTATGCGTGTATTTGTAGCGGGAGCAACAGGACGAGTTGCGGAGCAGTTGATAAAGGAATTGATTGGAAAAGGGCATACCGTAGTTGCTGGGGCAAGAAAGCCAGGTAACGTTATTCATTTGGCAGGAGTTGAACCAGTTGCCATGGATCTACATGAAGATTTAACAAAACTAGCATCTCTAATCAAAGGAAGCGATGCGGTTTATTTTACAGCTGGATCGCGTGGAAAAGATTTGTTGCAAACGGATGCCTTCGGAGCAGTGAAACTCATGCAAGCAGCAGAAGCAGCAAATGTATCGCGTTTTGTTCTGCTTAGCTCTATATTTGCAACTGAGCCTGAAAAATGGTCAGATCCGAATTTAGCCAAGATTATGAATTATAATATTGCTAAATTTTTTGCCGATCATTGGCTGATGCATCAGACTAAGTTAAACTATACGATTGTCCAATCAGGAAATCTGGTCGAGGCAGAATCAGGTTCAGGAAAGATTGCGATCCATGTTTCACAGCCAAAACCTAACACTATTCCAAATGTTGCTAAGGTATTGGCAGAGGTTTTGGAGTTTCCAAATACTATCGGTAAAATCATTCAGATGAGTGATGGAGAAACACCAATTACAGATGCTTTGAACAGCCTTTAAACGAACAAGCATCCTTTCGAGCCAAAACTACAAAAATAATGGCTATTTTGGTAAAAAGATGTTAATAATGCTCTTCATCAGACCTGACAAGGACACGGCTATATCCTTGATTCTAACCAGCTATTGAAAAGTGATATCTTGGAAAACCAGTCAACTTTTAAAACTGTTTCGTCACAAGATATGGGGACTTAAAATCGTAAGAGTAAGCAAAGCAATGATTGCAGTATGAAGTCTCCTAGTTTTTAAACCAGTGGTATATCATGTAGAATCAACTAGCTAAAGAAGGTAGTCTATGGTAGGTATTGTGGGTCTGAATTGCCATCTTCCCCTAAATCCCTTTCCTCTTTTACTACCACTTGCTATAGACACTAAGGCGACTCGGTAGTGAAGGAATTACTGTTTAGAAAAGGGAGAAGTTGTGTATAATTGAGCGATTGCAATAGCAGTTATATTGCTGAAAAACGGTAGCCAAAATAAAAAACTAGTTTTCAATAATCATTACTAGATTGGCCTTAAAATGAGATAAATGTATTAAATCATCGAACAGGTGACATTAAAAAGGCAAATCCTTTGAATAGCAGGATTTGCCTTTTTACGCATTATAAAACACAGATTGCTCCATTAGGAAGAGTACTGAAATAGAAGAATGAGGGTAACTAAGAAGAAAAAAAAGGTTAAAAAGAAATTGAGACGCCAAAAAAATTTGAACCATTTCTTATAAGTGAATGTTTTGGTTCTTAGAAATTGCCAAGTAGCAGCAACAATGGCAAGAATAGCAATTGCTATTAAGTAATAATAGATAAAACTGTGTTTAAAAAATTGTGAACTGGCTACGATTATCTCAAAGATATATAAAGGAATGGTGATATCTGGGAATTTGATACCAAGTCGCGCTAACTTGAAAAACTTGCAAATAATATAGGTAAAAATAGGGGTTAAAATGAGTAAACTCGCACTGAGTACTTTAAACATGAATACTGACATATGCTTATTTTAACGATTATCTTGAGTAAAGTAAATCATTTTTAGAAAAAAAGCATAAAAAACTTGAAATTTTATTTAAAACAAGTATAATAGATGAGTATGCTATTGGCATGCTTGTGGGAGGTAAAAATCTTTAAATTACCGACATAACCACAATAGGAGGATTTTATTCATGGCTAAGAAAGTCGAAAACATTGTAAAACTTCAAATTCCTGCCGGTAAAGCGACACCAGCTCCACCCGTTGGACCAGCACTTGGTCAAGCCGGTATCAACATTATGGGATTCACTAAAGAGTTTAACGCTCGTACAGCTGACCAAGCTGGTATGATTATCCCAGTTGTTATCTCAGTATACGAAGACAAATCATTTGATTTCGTTACAAAAACACCACCAGCTGCTGTTCTTTTGAAAAAAGCTGCAGGTGTTGAAAAAGGTTCTGGTGAGCCAAACAAAACGAAAGTTGCATCAGTTACTCGTGCACAAGTACAAGAAATTGCTGAAACTAAAATGCCAGATTTGAACGCAGCATCAGTTGAGTCTGCTATGCGTATGATCGAAGGTACTGCTCGTTCTATGGGATTCACTGTTACTGATTAATCAGTAAGAGACCCTGAACCCGCTAAACTTCATCGTCTATTTCGATGAGTGACGTGGGAGATGAAAATCGCTATTACCACATTACAAGGAGAAATTTTATAATGGCTAAAAAAAGTAAACAAATGCGTGCTGCGCTTGAAAAAATCGACAGCACAAAAGCTTACAGCGTTGAAGAAGCTGTAGTGCTTGCTAAATCAACAAACTTCGCAAAATTTGATGCAACTGTAGAAGTATCATACAACCTTAACATCGACGTTAAGAAAGCTGATCAACAAATCCGTGGTGCAATGGTATTGCCTGCTGGAACTGGTAAAACTTCTCGCGTTCTTGTTTTTGCACGTGGTGCTAAAGCTGAAGAAGCTAAAGCAGCTGGTGCAGACTTCGTGGGTGAAGACGACCTTGTTCAAAAAATCCAAGGTGGTTGGTTAGATTTTGATGTTGTTATCGCAACACCTGATATGATGGCAGTTGTGGGTCGTCTTGGACGTGTCCTTGGACCTCGTAACCTTATGCCAAACCCTAAAACTGGTACAGTAACTATGGATGTTGCTAAAGCAGTTGAAGAGTCTAAAGGTGGTAAAATCACTTACCGTGCTGACAAAGCTGGTAATGTTCAAGCTCTTATTGGTAAAGTATCATTTGAAGATGACAAATTGGTTGAAAACTTTAGAGCTCTTAACAACGTTATCGTTAAAGCAAAACCATCAACAGCTAAGGGTACTTACATCACAAACTTGACACTTACTACAACTCAAGGTGTTGGTATCAAAGTTGATCCTAACTCATTTTAATCAGTAGTTTATAAAAGGTGCTTACTTCGGTAAGCCTTTTTTATTGGCGTTAGATTGATATGTTGACTGAATACATACTCTGCCAAAAGAAAAGACTAAGAATGGGACTAATGTCTTTAGATGATAAAAGAATGGAAACTATAAGATCGAATGGCCAATGAATTCGGGTCTTAGAAACGTTTTCTGATTAAGTCTTTTGAGAGCTTTTCTTTACCATATAAAATGAAAAGAGAGGATAAAATAATTTCAAAAGACCTTTTTCATCAAGCTAAATTGACCAAAAAGTACAAAATCACAGTACAATGAGACTATTAAATTAAGCTTCTTTATGATAAAATGGTAAAGATAATGATGTGTTATCATGTTAATTAGCATTGAGGAGAAGAACATGGTTCAACCAAAATATAAACGTGTTTTGATTAAATTATCTGGAGAAGCTCTTGCTGGAGAGCGTGGTGTCGGTATTGACATCAAGACAGTTCAAGAGATGGCAAAAGAAATTGCTGAGGTTCATGCATCAGGCATACAGATTGCCCTTGTTATTGGTGGTGGAAACCTTTGGCGTGGGGAGCCGGCTGCAGAAGCTGGGATGGATCGTGTTCAAGCGGATTATACGGGTATGCTTGGTACGGTTATGAATGCTCTTGTTATGGCTGATAGTCTTCAACAAGAAGGAGTTGATACACGTGTTCAAACAGCTATTGCCATGCATAATGTAGCCGAGCCTTATATTCGTGGACGAGCGCTTCGTCATCTCGAGAAAAATCGTGTGGTTATTTTCGGCGCTGGAATTGGTTCTCCCTATTTTTCAACTGATACGACAGCTGCTCTTCGTTCTGCTGAAATTGAAGCAGATGCCATCCTTATGGCTAAAAATGGTGTAGATGGTGTCTACAATGATGACCCCCGCAAAAATGCTGATGCCGTGAAGTTTGATGAATTGACCCACGGTGAAGTGATTAAACGCGGTTTAAAGATTATGGATGCCACAGCATCAGCGATTTCGATGGATAATGATATTGATTTGGTAGTCTTTAATATGAATGAGCCAGGCAATATTAAGCGTGTGGTTCTTGGAGAGCCAATCGGTACGACAGTATCAAATAAAGCATAAAAGGATAAAGGAAACAAAATGACAAAAGAAATTATTACAAAAGCTAAAGAACGTTTTGAACAATCTCACCAATCGCTTGCTCGTGAATTTGCTAGTATTCGTGCTGGACGTGCTAATGCCAGTCTTTTGGACCGCATTCAAGTGGAATACTATGGAGCACCAACGCCTCTTAACCAACTAGCATCAATCACTGTACCAGAAGCTCGTGTCCTTTTGATTTCACCATTTGATAAATCTTCTATTAAGGATATTGAACGTGCGATCAATGAATCTGATCTT encodes:
- a CDS encoding MerR family transcriptional regulator, with the translated sequence MIYSIGQLAELSGISTRTLRYYEAIGILLPSRKNDSGYRFYGEKEVDILQQILFYKERGFELKQIKELLIQENLDMMTRLEDHLLDLKAKKARLEAMIDNLEHTIQAQKGKSTMTTQEKFQAFKEKKIAENDAKYGAELRNTYGEDAIRQSNQHFAQMTEETYKEWQKLDQDIKSLLHHAIVEGWTVEDERSKEIAQLHKKWLQMADKHYSVEKHIGIAQLYIADERFTTYYDDTTKGCAAFLTASISYWATLID
- a CDS encoding SDR family oxidoreductase, whose amino-acid sequence is MRVFVAGATGRVAEQLIKELIGKGHTVVAGARKPGNVIHLAGVEPVAMDLHEDLTKLASLIKGSDAVYFTAGSRGKDLLQTDAFGAVKLMQAAEAANVSRFVLLSSIFATEPEKWSDPNLAKIMNYNIAKFFADHWLMHQTKLNYTIVQSGNLVEAESGSGKIAIHVSQPKPNTIPNVAKVLAEVLEFPNTIGKIIQMSDGETPITDALNSL
- a CDS encoding DUF3397 family protein — encoded protein: MSVFMFKVLSASLLILTPIFTYIICKFFKLARLGIKFPDITIPLYIFEIIVASSQFFKHSFIYYYLIAIAILAIVAATWQFLRTKTFTYKKWFKFFWRLNFFLTFFFFLVTLILLFQYSS
- the rplK gene encoding 50S ribosomal protein L11, with the protein product MAKKVENIVKLQIPAGKATPAPPVGPALGQAGINIMGFTKEFNARTADQAGMIIPVVISVYEDKSFDFVTKTPPAAVLLKKAAGVEKGSGEPNKTKVASVTRAQVQEIAETKMPDLNAASVESAMRMIEGTARSMGFTVTD
- the rplA gene encoding 50S ribosomal protein L1, with translation MAKKSKQMRAALEKIDSTKAYSVEEAVVLAKSTNFAKFDATVEVSYNLNIDVKKADQQIRGAMVLPAGTGKTSRVLVFARGAKAEEAKAAGADFVGEDDLVQKIQGGWLDFDVVIATPDMMAVVGRLGRVLGPRNLMPNPKTGTVTMDVAKAVEESKGGKITYRADKAGNVQALIGKVSFEDDKLVENFRALNNVIVKAKPSTAKGTYITNLTLTTTQGVGIKVDPNSF
- the pyrH gene encoding UMP kinase, with the protein product MVQPKYKRVLIKLSGEALAGERGVGIDIKTVQEMAKEIAEVHASGIQIALVIGGGNLWRGEPAAEAGMDRVQADYTGMLGTVMNALVMADSLQQEGVDTRVQTAIAMHNVAEPYIRGRALRHLEKNRVVIFGAGIGSPYFSTDTTAALRSAEIEADAILMAKNGVDGVYNDDPRKNADAVKFDELTHGEVIKRGLKIMDATASAISMDNDIDLVVFNMNEPGNIKRVVLGEPIGTTVSNKA